Genomic DNA from Mauremys mutica isolate MM-2020 ecotype Southern chromosome 13, ASM2049712v1, whole genome shotgun sequence:
ATCTAGATACACTGGGAAACGCTAGGGAAAAGCCATGGATACACATGATATCAATGAACTTGGTAATTGTGCAACCCATATTAGTGGTGGTGTTAATGACTTTGATTTGAAAGGTATACACTTACTTAGGCAGTTGGGAAACGGAAGGGATGTATATGAAATACAGGCCTCTATATAGCCTTAGGAAGTATTCTATGGCTTCACTTGTGAATGTTGAGAGTGAAGCCATATTTAGGCTTGATATGAAGCCTTCTGTGATTTTTAAGAATCTGTTCTGATAACTTTCAACAGTGTGGGCATATGTAGGACAACTGAACACATTAAGAAGTTGCAGAGTAATAATATTTGTGAGAAAAAAGATAAAGCCAATTATAAAGCTAAGAAAGACCAGTTTGAGCAAATACAAAAGCTGTACAGATGACAGTGGACAATTGATGTAGAAACCAGAGACTAATCCAGACCTATAAGAAAAGAAAACCTTGTCTCGTGGAGTCACTTCAGAAAACAAAAGTGTAGTATGCATATTAGCAGGAGACCAAAAGTGAGGGTAGGTTATCTCAGATATCACCATGGCCCCATTTCAGAGTGACTTGAGCTTTTGACTTGGCCATTTGAAAAATTCATTCTTAATAATTAGACACAACTTTTCTTAACAATTTGGCATCACTAAAACCTAATGGCTACAAATGTAGCCTACACGTGTAATAAGTTTTAAGATTATGTAAAGTGTCAAGAGTATGTTTTATTCCAGTTTTAAGAATATTAGGGACAAAGAAAGGAGAGATGGCAAATGCTAAATTAATTAAAGAGtacatttttaattcttttattCTCATGAGCTGTTCAAGATATTTACTTGAAAAATCATCCACAGTCAGAGAATAACTAATCAAAGTTCAGAAAGGATACACATTATTCTTCAGACAACAgtgtgggagtgggagtgggagtgcaGTGCATGACTCAGGGTTTGGCTTCTTCTCCTAATTTTTCTCCAAATTCTGTCACATGGCCCGAGGTAAGGCAACACCCATACTCCACCGTGGTATCAAGGAAGTCCTGATCCTGAAAGTCAGGAGTTCAAAAGGATCATAGAGCGCAATATGGGCTATACATATGATTTGAGTTTCCAGAATGATATAAAATGGGCCAATCATGGGAATATATTAGCTAGAAATGTCTGATTTcttgcaaaagacaaaaaaaatccaatgatAGTTTTCCTCAAGGCTTCCTTCACCttcttgtttctcaggctgtatatGAGGGGGTTGACCAATGGGGTCAGGACTCCATAGAAAACAGAGAATATTTTGTTCAGATCTCTCAGTGCATCAGAGTCAGATAGCAGATACACAATGACTAGAGTCccatagaaaattgtcaccacaatgaggtgagaggagcaggtagaAAAGGCCTTCTGTCTCCCggtggtggaagggattctcaggatggtggtgaTGATGGAAACATAAGACACCAGTGTCAATAGAAATGGAGGCAGTGTAAGTATGGAGCAGAGTACAAAAGCATAAATTTCCAGCATGAAGGTGTCACTGCAGGCCAATTTTATTATTGGGCttaaatcacaaaagaaatggtcaacTTCACTGGGGCTACAGAATGTTAATTGTGATATTAGTAACATCGATGGCAAAGGAGCCAGAAATCCACTTACCCAAGAGCAAGCTGCCAACTGGAGGCAGAATCTGCCGTTCATAAGCGCTGCATAATGTAATGGCTTGCATATGGCTAAATAGCGATCATAAGACATCACAGATAAGAGAAGGCATTCTGTAGATGCCAGAGAACCAAAGATATAGAATTGTGCGATGCAACCACTAAATGAGATGGTTCTGTCTCCAGTCCGGAGACTGGCCAGCACTTTGGGCAGTatggtggaggtgtagcaggtctctaagaaggacaagttccccaggaagaagtacatgggggtgtgaaggtgctgatcagccacaacgACCGCTATGATGAGGAAGTTCCTGGCCACGGTCACAATGTAGATTACCAGAAAGAGCAGGAAGAGAAGGGTTTGCAGTTGAGGGAGATTCCTGAATCCTAGGAGGATGAATTCTGTTATGGTTGTTTGATTCTCCTGGCATTTGTTTGTTGTGGATTTCATCTTGgggaaataaaacaaatgttGCAATTTATAATCTAACTTCCATTTCAAAACagtcaacattttaattttggcTTCCCCCTGCTGGTTGCCATCCCAATGTTTGTGTTAAGACTCGAGATGATGGAGGTattcagggtaaaattttcaaaagtgcctatgttCAATCACATTGGAAATGTTCCTATTGGCTGGTATCTGTATGGTTGAACACATCTCGCCTCAGCCTCCTGAACATTCTTGTATATTACTTTAGCGAAAATGTCTGAAATTATAAGTGGAGATTTAGGGAATTATATGCCACTCTTTTTGATTCCAGAGACTTGggttatatacacatacagagaacatgaaaaggtgggagttgccctaccaactctcaTCTTAATAGcttatcttaattaattagcctcttagagttggtagagcaactcccaccttttcatgttctctgtatgtgtatatatatctcctcaatatatgttccattctatgcagccgaggaagtgggctgtagcccacgaaagcttatgctcaaataaatttgttagtctctaaggtgccacaagtactcttggtTTTTTTGGGCTTTAATGATATCTCACCCAGTCCTTCATTTTAGGTTTGTCACTTTCTCTCTTTGTGCCCCTGTTCCCTACTCTATGAAGCCATTGGTGAGGATGCCACTTACATTTTCTTAATTTGATTTGTCATTTATAAGCTCTCTATATCTGCCCAGCTGctcatgtgtaaaatggagataatgatatgTAAGATACTTCACAAAAATTCTTTAATATCTGTGATAATGTGTGCTATATAACAACTAAGTGTTATCATTCTGTTATGAAACCATGCCTGACTTTAATGCATACTAGGAACAAAAATTAAACAAGCCTCATGGCCGCTTTTTATGTGTGCACCATAATTTTGAAGATATGGAATCAATAACACAATTGTAGGTTTAATATTATCAACCTATTTCTCAACTCTGTTCTAAAGAGAATCTCATAGTATGCCCATTTCTCTGCAAGGATATGCCCCATTCTTTCTGACAGACATACAACACTTAGAATttatgggtaacattttcaaaaatacctaaaggccagattttgaaaagtaTTCATGAACAAAAATCAGCACAAATCACCCACATACAAATCAACACAACCCACATACAAATCAACACAACCACCAGCATACGCAATAACCCCAAACCTCACTCGGAACCTTTGATTGTTGAGTTTGTGCAAAGTGATGGAAACAGTTACAAGAATGTACCTGAGCTCTTTCAGTTTAGATTGTGAACAGTTCAATTATCACTGGGATTTATGTTCTGTTATCATTCAATggttaagttctcagccattttgggCTTTTTGACACACATGACTTCACAAATTACACCTGTGCAATAGCACGGGGGTTCAGCTGCTAGTGAACAGGTAATCAGATTGCCGCTGGGGATAGATGATGGCAACAACTTGGTTGACTGAGCAGCTAAAGGGCAGGTAACGTTTCAAAGAGGGAACTCAGAAAAATTTGAAAAGATTGGTTCTacatttttaataacattttattaATGCTTTGTGGTTGGAAAATGAGATATTGTTCTCCTTCCCCATTCCTGCCatgtccctcctttctcttccctctccccgaCCAGTTCTTTACCTTTCTGTTCTTCTGATTTTTATctgtttttcagaaaaaaatcaataacaagaaagaaagaaagaaagaaagaaagaaagaaagaaagaaagaaagaaagaaagaaagaaagaaaggtataCTGAAGATTGAATTACAGTAACTGAGTGAAcatttgaaattaaatgaagATTTAAAGCTTTTAAAGCGTGCATTAGGAAACAAATTCCCTCTCACTTACCCCAGCATAGATCGGaaataactgcactgaagtcaaccGAGATGCACTTTTATAAAACTGGGGTAAGTGAGAAGAAAATAACACTAGAATAGAGATGTCTTCGTCTTCCTCTTCAATTTTTTTAATATCCCTATAGAGATTCCTGCCTCATGCACCTGCATAAACAAAAGTGTCTCTTGCACATCACGATTCCCCATGTCTGGCATTGCAATCACCTTTATATGCTTTGGTGATCACATGAGAATTCTCCCCAAAGAGACTCTGCTGTCTCCCCAAAGAGGTTGCCGGGTAACCTGAGCCACCATTAGAAATAATGGGCAAAGAGGCCAGCCTTCCAGAACCATCAAGGTTTTCTGCTACATTCACTACAGGGATGGGATGTAGAAAGAAGGGCTTCAATCCACAGGAGCTGCAAAAGCTGAGGGGGAGTTGCTTGGTCGTCAGACTAAGCACAATATGCTCAGGGATCCCAAGCCATTGCTTTGCATTGATTGTGCTGTAGAATGGGGTTAGGCTCCTGTAATGTTATGTTGTTGACACGCTGATGCAGGATCAGGATGGAGATGTTGTCAAAGAGCAGCCAGCCTGTGCACTGTGGTTCTAGGTGACTTTCCATCATCCTCATTTCACACTGGGGAGCAGATCCATTCCTGCTCTATCACCGATATCTTTGTTGGTGTTTGACCATCATGACCTTGTACCACTTACTTTTCTTCTTCAACATTTCAGGATCTCCCTCTGTCTTTGCACAGGCAGAAAGGAAGGGAGATGTTTCcgttctctcttcctcctccagaaTGCTGAGTATCTTCATTCCCTCTTCAATTCCCAGCCCTTCTTGGAGGGCAATCCTCTCACCACAATGCATGGATAATTCAAATTGTGTTGTACACTGAGGCAGGAAGAAAGAAGAAGGCCCTAGGTGTAGTAgttcagtttcctcaccacacTCTGTCCTTTGTCATGTACCACAGTCATCAATAGAGGTTACACCTCTTAATAGCCAGCCATTGCTCCTCCTCAGTTGTGTGATAGCCTGGAAGGAGCGGCTCTGTGACATGCTCTCCATGACACCATCTATGTATAATGGGGCTGTTAGTCCTGTCCTGAAACTCAGTGTTTCTGTTTGGTTGGGTCTTTCCCAATACCAGCAGAAAGGGGAAGGGCCAAAGAAGAGTCCGCTTCCTTGGGCTGACAGGCCTATATTCTGTGAACGATTGGCTTACACAGGTTAGCATAAGTGCAGCATGGGTCTATGACCCTCAGCATAGAGAAATTGGCCCAAGGGTTACTCTAGATTTCAGGGAACTGGGAATATCTTTCTTAAGAGGGAAGTTGTTACATAATGATACCAGGGAACCACAGCAATACTGAACTGACGCTAGGCTTAGATATTTTAGGATAAAGTAGTTGGCAGATGATTAGACACAAACTTGTTTTAGCAGTAGTTGACATATATGGTAATGAGCTAAAAGGTGTTAGTGTGTTAGCCAATAGGCTAAAGGGACCCCAATATTGTTAGGATGAGGAAGTTAAATATGGACTTGGGAAGCTGGGCCTTTGAATGAATATTCATAGCAGCAAGCAAGCTTTCATCATTAGAACCTTTGTTGTCATCATCTATCACTGAACTTTGGGCACTGGGGCCAGACCATTGGACTCATTTGGCATCCTGGGCACAGGGCTGGTCCTTTGTCTCTTACCAGCTGCTCCCCAAGGAAGGGTGGAGTGTATAAGTACATGAGCATATGCCAGGAATGATACTAAGGATATCCCTAATGGTATCTTTGTTTATGTGGTTTGGAGCTTCCCTGTCTTTACTGATTGTGCTAATAAAAGTGGCTAAGGTTCATCCACAGTATCATGGCAATGCAttcagggcctgggcaggaggcctggaaTGTATCAGAAATAGACTGTTAATACTAGAGCGTATTACAGAGGCTATTGTTTATGGTGTTCCCCAGGCCCATCATGTGAGGTTCCTTGATCCTTTAATACTCTCAATTTCCCCCTACTTTGTTACAGTTTCTGTTTCAGAAACTGTATGTGGTTCAAATTGAATGCAGTAATCAGTGGGTCAGGAAAGTGGCCAGTAAGGAGAGAGCACCCCAGAgtagggacaccctagcccctctCCTGAGTGACCCACAATGAGACTGGTGGTTCAGCCCTGCAGGGATCCTGAGCCCAGCTTTATCGGGGTTAGGAGGACTCCACTCTATGGAAGAGAGGAAGGGGTGTTCTCGATGTCAGGCAGAAAAGggagtcagggcagggactcAGATACTTTCACCATCCGATTCCACCAGGGTCACATAGAAGCCAAGAAAATTCTCCACAATAGAAGGACCCAAATCCTCCTAAAAGTCAAATCCAAATGTTCAGGGACTAACTGAATTATTACCTAGGGAAATGTCCACTACAGTTAATGGGGCTACTCAGATGAGTCAGGCCCAAAGATTCACACACCATTGAATTTTGATCCCATGTCATAGACCATTGTCCCTCAAACCTAATGTGAGTGCATAATTATCATAGATTTGACATCATATAGCTTGTCCCATGGATAAGTGCAAGTGGAAATGCCACACATTCTACAACCATGCTGGATCCCATCTATGCACCTTGGTGGATCAGAAAGGCCTCAAGAAGTGTAAATACACACTCCAGATCTTGTCTCCCCCTAGTGCCTTGACCCAGCAACTATAGCATCCTGTCACTCACTCACATGCAAAGATGTTATCCTTAAGGATATGTGGTAGAGGCCTAAGTTTTGTGACAGGTGATTCTGGAGTCAATATCTtttggagatagatagatagatagaaaaagaaaatttgcagatgacaccaagcaggaaggggttgcaagcactttggaggtcaGGATTAGAATTCCAAAGAAGCTGGAAAAATTGAATATTGGAAAATTCCatcaagaagatgaaattcactAAAAACAAGTTTGACATGCTTCAcatgggaaggaaaaatcaaatgaacaaGTGCAAAGTGGGgagtaactggctaggtggtagtagtGCTGGAAAGTatctgggggttagagtggatTGCAAATTGAATAAAAATCAGCAATACAATGTGTTTGTGAAAAAAGGCTGTTACCatctctgggcaccacactttgggtttGTTGTGGATAAACATGGCAGGTAGTGGGCGGGAAGTGTTGGGAGCAAACACCTATCTCAACATGATAAAAGCCCGCTGTGATTTTTAAAGTGTCTGCTCTGATAATGTTTAGCAGCATAAGTAGAACTGCACACTTGGAAGAAACACTGGACATCCTTCATAAGCCGAAACCCACTGGAAGTGGAGGCTAATCTGCTTgaaaacaggtttttttgggcaacaaaatggtcaCTAAGAAAAGGAGTAACGCTGCAGTTTTTCAGGCTTTGATATGAAACAATGCCTTGAAATTGGCATGCAAAAGAATATAAAACTGAAGTCAAAGAAATTCAAGTGGGAGAGATACCAGAGCTGAGAGATAAGGTCATCGAGAGCACCGTGTGTTACAAGTTCAGAATCTTTGACTGAGAAACCCTCAGAAATATGAATATTTTAAGGAGCAGAACAGCGTTCTTTAAGAACAACTAGGAGCAACAGACTTGGAGGACACAGAGCGAACATGATCTTTTAATCACATTGtgaaacttttgaaagaaaaagcCTTAATGTGAATAGTTTTGTGTTCTCTGTGCCCTTATAAGCCACTTTATCATTCCTTGAACAATCTGGACTCTAAAGCTCCTATTGCACCTGTCCTTATGCAGCCTACAATCACATCACAGCCCAAAACTATCAAGGTGGTACATGTAGCGAATTGAAGGTTAAAATCTTTAATCCGAGGAGATATAAGCAATAGTGAAAGAAATAGGAACTTGTCCCAGGAGGAGGGGCAAAGAGGAAGTGATATGGTGTCTTATGAAAACTGTGGAGAAGGTTGAATTTTGTGATCTAACTAGAGGGGACTGGGAGAGAATTTTGCAGAAGGGAGTTCCACAGGGCTACAGAGATCAGGGACAGTGGCAgcttgtcataggtcttctcccccacttggagcttttgggttccaagatggggacctgcatgggctcctctaaactaatcctagtctagatccggttctgctgtcaccagttaagtttaaagtgggtaacacactgcctgtcccccaaacttcccctggggaacccagattcaaaccccttgaatctcaccagagagagagaaacagccagttcccctcccgcccttccctctctccagcctgctccggagagatacacaccgagtcaaatccttgactcaacacaaagagggactcacatccccctccccttcccttgaaaatgcacacaagagaagaatcaatcaagtcctaaaaagaaaagaatttattaaaaagaacaaaaagaaagtactctctctctgtaataccaggatggaaaaatacacagagtctaacctataaacctggagagatttccccctccccctttctttctcagtgaaagcaaagtaacagcaacagaaataaagatattccttcagcaaacacacaattgcaaatgtagaaatcaaattataagactaattcgcctttctaatactcactatactggatagtaggaaatactccaggagaacttggagacatgtctggcctctcttagatccaaagagagcatgaacactcaaacaaagaacacagacaaagccttccctccacagagatttgaaactatcttgtcccttgattggtcctctggtcagtgtccctgccagcaggtatatgggatcttggggagcaattacctcACGGGTGGGGTgccaaataaactttattaagaaaatacaaaaacagggaaaattcaatagtgaggggtatggggttgttaaggtagacaattggggaggggtttctttttggtgaacagtaagggggtttcaatagtggggtacaacacagtaggatacaatacagtgggtaatcagttaacactgaggtatagatgtaacaggtagctagtgatttctatgtaaaaaggtgtgtcacagcagcatataaccaactaacaatagttatggaaaaatatgtcacagtggtgtaaatgtagaatgtgagttgtatcagagaggaaaaagtaaccaatgaggttttgtgctagacttcagcaatacaattgaggtttggcagtaggagcacagagacacagacacacagagaacaagcaggctaggaagacacagagaacaagcaggctaggaagacacagagaacaagcagtctgtaagtttaagcagcaaggactttagggaagttcagagggtgatgcagacgtggGGGGAAAGGCAGCAAAAACCTTATCTATcttctaacttaatcaaacttatataaaatgacaagcagcttatatggagcaacaaaacaacgaactatagcaaggcaggtgagacttacaagctttacaatcttaacaaactacGACTTATCaaactaagaaaagaaaagacaaaaccttatgctatggggaagttacagagggcagagtggtatgtgcccagaatacagctcccaaggcagcccccaaggaagctaagggaggtggctgcagcagtggatacagctgaaaacagtccaaggcaaagcccacaggagcagaacttagcagcagcacaaacttattttcagtggcagagtgccacggggtttaagagagaggttttaaaacacagaccaaggtttagcttgagtctgtgtgctggggagacagagccagcagctaaaataataaaataaaagtatagaaagtttcacagagggattcttaccatcccccaaggcagcagcagaggcagaaacagcaaacacatcagaaggctcggtacagtcttgataatcaggagatctctcaggcagcaattcgttcttcgtgggggaggggttcaaaaatgggggtacgctcaaaaataaaacgagagcggagaaaggacccccagaacccctggttgatcagaccaggcagcaatgcaagaagctttctgaagtctgttaaaaaaatgtctgtttttaaaagcaaaccctggcagcttcccgccagtaactctgattggctccccctcttacagggaggagagaaggcagagaaaaaactgcaggcagccacagaggcatgtctggactagccctgagcccagaggtatgactcatgcccagaatcttaaaaacacaataggtcttgcagttctggacagtggccaccctacaccaagcccaggttttaacaaggtgataacaggactaaccctttgaacagggcagtggtcccacttagcataagtggccatccctttgagaagggcaatggctcttgttaaacaacttaacagccagggaggggcggccacaggaggaaaacaagaacaaaatggagtaagggggcagctgtaagaacaaaatggagctgtaacagacagtcaggtgttcatcaggttattgagcttgttaaccctttacaggtaaaagagactgtaacccttaactatctgtttatgacacgccccccaaatcgcagacagtgggggaaccacactggcggtgatttcttccTATAACTTTAAAATacacagattaataaaacacatgcaccattacatatactactaagtatgtaaacaacaagatatttgacattcaagaacactttttaaccatttgaccggatatacttggcaacgtccttgcccatcccctcacagtttttggttctgttcaccccagaatgaccactgggatgattatgggccaagcttaagagcttttttcggtacttagttggaactaccaactgtttttgaggatgccaaccttcctggtgtccaccagaaagaatctccttatataaaagtccttgttttacaacaaactggggtcgggtagaagagctgagagacggtgggttgctccgtgccgccgcccaagctttcttaaggctgtcatcggcttcctgctcagtctggaactgttcccttgaggctggagacaccagttcctccttagactgtggactgggcttggtccctctggaagcaatGTAGGTGCTGAGGTTGTtttcgttgactgtgaaccgctcaccgctggtgcactaggtgatatttcaggctctgactgagcctcttgggtagggttgtctactgcttctgccagtttaggcctgctggcgccctctggcgatggGGTTGGCCACGGTTTTGCAAGcactggcgtcagtgctggcaatggttctgccgctggttgctcttccagttccggttctgggactggatgtactatggctgttgtagttgttggcatgggatccggttccaccacctctgtctgggtctctggtaacacaaaCGGGGtcctggtggacggctcaggaacagggatgggagtggaagcttgtttggcctggctgctggtgaccactcccccc
This window encodes:
- the LOC123348374 gene encoding olfactory receptor 11L1-like — translated: MYFFLGNLSFLETCYTSTILPKVLASLRTGDRTISFSGCIAQFYIFGSLASTECLLLSVMSYDRYLAICKPLHYAALMNGRFCLQLAACSWVSGFLAPLPSMLLISQLTFCSPSEVDHFFCDLSPIIKLACSDTFMLEIYAFVLCSILTLPPFLLTLVSYVSIITTILRIPSTTGRQKAFSTCSSHLIVVTIFYGTLVIVYLLSDSDALRDLNKIFSVFYGVLTPLVNPLIYSLRNKKVKEALRKTIIGFFLSFARNQTFLANIFP